The nucleotide window acaaaaaaCAGAGTCAAAAACAACATTACATCATCAAATTTTAAGAGACTTAATTTGGATTCCAAGAATTGAGGATCTAAAAGTCTTACTCTCATGGACCCATGTTGCTTATTGGGTTTTGTTGAACCTGTTAATCGATATTCATGCATAATCCAATCAGTCTTGACACCCTTTGGAGGTCTACCCTTGTAGAACACAAGAGTCTTCTTGACTCCAACACATTTGGAGTCACTATGTATAGCCTTATCAGTGCCTGTGGCCTTCCAATACCCTGACACCGCAGCTCGATTAGGCCGAACCCCATTTGGGTACTTTCTGTCTCGGGGACTAAAGAAgtaccactctctctctccaaattcTGCTTTTTCTACACAAAGAAACTGGGTCAAGTAACGAATTAAGTCAATACAGGTATGAATAATAAAGGAGGCGTTTTGGGAACAAACCAGGCAAGTCCCAAGGATCGAATTTGTAAATATCGACTTCAGAGATATTTGAGACAAGGCAGGGTCTGGATGTGGCCTGGTTTTGGAGGTAATGAATTATCAATTCCTCGTCGGTTGGGTGGAATCTAAAACCAGGAGGAAGAGCTTTGGCTTCCATTGACTGTTTTTCAATTCCAAAACAAATgaagcaaagaaagaagaaagtgattttcttttttggaatgTTAGGAGAGAAAGCAGAGTGCTTGAAATGTTTGCAAGGAGAGGAGGAGGTCTTTTATGGTTGTGGATTATTTGTCGTGTTGTGGAGTCTGTGGTTTTTTGATTGGTTATTTCCTTGACTTTCTTCGATACGACCGTGGCGCTTCTATATTGGATATTGACTTTTTATATCTCACCTCACTACAAGATAAGCATTGAAGGCCGGAATTAAGTTGTGGTTCTTATCCACCCACATCAGCAGTGGGGTCCATCATGGTTTGATATTTAATGTCACGTGTTAAGATGTGATTCTTTGGATTAGATCAAGACCCTCCACGGTTCACGGTCGTTGAAGGCCCAAAGCCCATGATATATATCCATCTAAGATACTAAAAACCCTGAATAAGCCTAATCTTTGAAGGCCCAAAGCCCACATACCCCACAAACCGCGAGAAGCAACTGTAAGACTAAGAgcaagcctttttttttttctcttcatcttttCTTGTATATGATAGTGTTTTTGAATGCCATGGCAATACCATAAAGCTCTTGCAGTCACCGTAAGCTTCAGTTTCTGCAATCGTTAGGGCTTTTACATACAGTTACGTATCTAATTCATGATTCCAACTTCAATCAAGACctcgtttttttttctttcttttttttttttttttatatctatcGATGTCTAATTTACACTTGAATACTTCAATGCAGGTTTGATTTTTGTCCAATTGTTTATGTGGTCGAGACATGTATTCTTCTCGGGCTAGTAATGCCTACGGGCAACCATATGGCGGCCAGTCTGGGTATCCTCAAAACGTGAGTTTATGTTTAACTTTCTAGGAATCTAATTGAATCCGCATGTGGGTTAGGGTATTAGACCTAACGCATTATCTTTCGTGGAATCGCTTTCAAAAGATACAACTTTTGCTTGGTTTGGTTGGTTATGTAATCCGTGTTCAGAGAGACTATGGTTAAGTGGTTATCCTTTCCTCTATCATCTGATTgtgctgtgttttttttttttttttttgggtctacaAACTCCATTTGTGGATCACCAGCTAGATTATAGACGCTCACTACCACATACTTATTCTTTTTAATACCCTTTTTTCCTGTATTGTACTTCCTATCTGTATGAAGATACTGGCTTGTGTATTTATTGATTAAAGCTTTTCTTCTGGCCTCTTCGTTATTATCTTTTCAGCTGGGGTCTGCATATTCTGGGAGTTCTGTAGTAGGGCCAGATATGGGCTCCCAACATCCCCTGTCTTCTCGGCATCCATCAATACTGAGTAATTCTCAGGAAGCAGACATTGGTGGGTATCGACCACATCCTTCATCTGCAGCACATTATGGGGGCCAATACGGATCTGTGTATGAGTTAACTGCTTTGACAACTGCTCAACAGGTCTGCAGATTAAATTGTTCATTACTTCAGTTCTTAGTCCTTAGTTTCTTTGTATTTTCTACAACTCTTGCCTTAACAAAAGTCCAACGATGTACTTCTGAGTTTTGCCTTTCTGCTTggcttgagtttttttaatGGCCTTGTCTAAGGGCCTTTACTCCTGGTGTCCTATGTACAGGGTCTGTGTTGAAGTTGAGCTGGCAATTAAAATTTGATGTAAAATGAACTCATATTGTATGCATATATGTGGTGGCGGAAaatcaattctctctctctctctctcttcattttatTGGCAGCTTAGAGGTTCTGCCTTCGATGTTGCAAACATATGCTATTTTGGGATTGTTTTGTCTAATGGATTTCCTTACAATTCAGTCACTTTAAAAGTGAGAAGACCATGAGGTACCTACCAATTTTGTGGGTTACTAAAGTGCATGACATGGCCACTAGCCTCTAATATTTAGAAGATTACACAACTATTGAAACATATGTTGGGAATAATTTATTGTAATATGTAAGAAACTATTCCATAAGAACAGCAAAGTTACTTGATATTATTTTTATGCCACTTAATGTCGTTATGAGGTTACTGACATGTGTCCCAATCTGGGTAAATAAAATTGCTAACATGTATTGTTGTTTTAGCATAAAACACATTAACAGAATCGGACAAACTGATTCCCATGGATCAGTAAATAGTCTTACAGGAAGTATGTAATCCTGATATAAGTTATTGTTCTGTCAATGCCCTTGGTAACTTAAATACTGACATTTCCATATCCATAAGGAGAGTTAAGGTATCAAGATAGCAATGTTAAAAGCATTGTGGTTGCTTAATTATATTACTTCTCGTACCTAATAAATTAGGGTGCTCACCGTTGCCATTCTGTCTCTACTGCCTTACAAATACAACACTTATCTGCTGCCTTATGAACTGTATCTATGAATTCATTCAAGCCTATGTTTGTGTAGGTTCCAACAATTATCGCAAAAGGGACTGGTTCATCAGCTTTGGAAGGTCGTGGGGTCTATTCCTCTGCACTGCCTGTTTCACGTAAGTTTGCATCTAGTGACTGTGTCTCGTCATCAAGCCATGGATACATTCACAAAGATAATCAATTATTGCAGAGAAGATTCCAGATTATCCTGCAATGGACAGACGGCAGTACAGTGATCGACAAGGTGCTTATATGGTTAGGGACTTGCAAGGAGAACCGACTGCAAGATATACTGATTCCATTGGTTTATCTACTCAGCAccaggtgttttttttttctatccaTTTGAAAAATTATCTTAGTTCCATTAGTTGCCGCcggttattatttattttaattaaaaaacttCTCTCTCATCtgctagtttatgtttgaaatggtctTATTGGCTTATGCTTCAAACTAAACTGGCTTTATATCCGTTTACTTTAACAGCCAGATGTTTATGATCGAATTGATCAAGCGTCACGGCTTCGACAAGAACATCTGCTAAAATCTCAGTCACTACAATTTCCTTCTATTGATGGGAGTGTCAGGTATTTCTTTACTTTGGTAAATTTTTGTGTATATGTGATAAGGTAACATGGTTTTTGCTCCGGTGGCGACTGGTGCTTCCCAGTGAGCGTAGCTATTTTCTCCATTAATGAGTGGACTGGTCATCCTTTCCTTCTGTATGATAATTTGGCATATGATTTTTGGTAATAGTTTGTGCACAGCATATGCTTCAAACCCAACTGAGTAGCAACACATTTCTCGCAGACAAATTGATTATCTTGCAGCAAGGAGTTCTGCTAGTCGTCATTCTGCTCAAGATACTGTATCTTATGGAGGAAGAATGGATGCTGATCCTTGCAGTTCATCAATGCTCAGTGCCTCTTCGTATGATGGGCAGCATGCTCCTTCTATATTGGGGGCAGCGCCACGAAGAAACGTAGATGATCTCTTGTATCCGCAAAGTTCATCAAATTCAGGTTATGGAGTTAGCTTGCCTCCTGGTAGGGACTATGGCACTGGAAAAGGACTTCATGGCACATCTCTTGAGTCAGATTACCTAGGTAGTTTGTTGTTTCATGGTGGTGTTCCAAAGATTGATGATCAAAGGGATGACAAGGCTACTTATCTTAGTGAATTTGAACGAAGAAAGGAGGAGCGTCGTCGGGACCATTTGCGTGAgagggagaaagaaagagaaagggaGAAGGAGCGTGAACGCGACCATGATCGTGAACGTGCACGGGAGCGAGACCGGGAAAGAGAACGAGATAGAAAACGGGAAAGAAAACGTGATAGGGTACGCATCTTAGAGTTGCGAGAAAAGGAAAGGGAGCGAGAACGCAAACGTGGGGTTGAACCTCGATGTGAACGAACTCCACCAAAACCGTCTATAGATCATCGTGGTTCTTCTTTGATAAAGGAGGGGAAATCATTACAACGGGACTCTTTAAGCCACGAAGTTCTGCATAGGTGGATCATAATGTTTCATTTTGTGTCCTAGTCTAGTTGTGAATATATAGCTGCTTACATCTTGAAGCCTTCATAACTAACTTGCTGTTCTGCTATGCTGAAGGCGCCACTCACCAgttaaagaaaaaaggagagaatatGCCTGCAAGGTAaaggaaaaataataagaagtcGTCATTCAATGATGAATAAACTTTTTTCCCTGTCCAATGGTCTACTCTATCTTTGCGGATTTTCGGTTCTGGACTGGAGAGGATTTGATCTATATTCTTCGTACCATTGCTTCT belongs to Tripterygium wilfordii isolate XIE 37 chromosome 2, ASM1340144v1, whole genome shotgun sequence and includes:
- the LOC120016406 gene encoding NAC domain-containing protein 1-like isoform X2; its protein translation is MEAKALPPGFRFHPTDEELIIHYLQNQATSRPCLVSNISEVDIYKFDPWDLPEFGEREWYFFSPRDRKYPNGVRPNRAAVSGYWKATGTDKAIHSDSKCVGVKKTLVFYKGRPPKGVKTDWIMHEYRLTGSTKPNKQHGSMRLDDWVLCRIYKKRHAGKVLHQKPERELYSQSHVDNTGGGVSDDTNEQQQMMKFPRTSSLSHMLELDYMGPISQLLSDNPYTIPNFDFQSTMAYARTDHRSGFINQPISEFK
- the LOC120016406 gene encoding NAC domain-containing protein 1-like isoform X1 → MEAKALPPGFRFHPTDEELIIHYLQNQATSRPCLVSNISEVDIYKFDPWDLPEKAEFGEREWYFFSPRDRKYPNGVRPNRAAVSGYWKATGTDKAIHSDSKCVGVKKTLVFYKGRPPKGVKTDWIMHEYRLTGSTKPNKQHGSMRLDDWVLCRIYKKRHAGKVLHQKPERELYSQSHVDNTGGGVSDDTNEQQQMMKFPRTSSLSHMLELDYMGPISQLLSDNPYTIPNFDFQSTMAYARTDHRSGFINQPISEFK